In a single window of the Atlantibacter hermannii genome:
- a CDS encoding Predicted metal-dependent RNase, consists of a metallo-beta-lactamase domain and an RNA-binding KH domain: MKFLLTLVISLLVTPPLLAAPQTVAYDQQAPGYYRMTLGKLRITAVSDGTVTVPLNTLLTHITPAKLRQAMARDAMTPQAETSINAYVIDDGRTRILVDAGAGELFGHNGGHLLTNLAAQATGESIDAVLLTHIHADHSGGVSRAGKPAFPKATVFVDKRDVDFWLNPANISKVEPGEAHTFAESERTLRPVINAGKLSTFEAPAALPGGIRAESTAGHTPGSVLYRVESEGQTLVLWGGYYPC, encoded by the coding sequence ATGAAGTTTTTACTGACGCTGGTGATTTCACTGCTGGTTACTCCCCCGCTGTTAGCCGCGCCACAGACCGTGGCATACGATCAACAGGCGCCGGGCTACTACCGGATGACGCTTGGAAAATTACGTATCACGGCGGTCTCTGACGGTACGGTGACGGTGCCGCTGAATACCTTACTCACTCACATCACCCCGGCAAAATTGCGTCAGGCCATGGCGAGAGATGCCATGACCCCGCAGGCCGAGACCTCCATTAACGCCTACGTTATTGATGATGGCAGGACGCGTATTCTGGTGGATGCGGGCGCAGGTGAGCTGTTCGGGCATAACGGCGGTCACCTTTTGACGAATCTGGCGGCGCAGGCTACCGGCGAGTCGATTGATGCCGTACTACTGACCCACATTCATGCCGATCACTCTGGCGGCGTCTCCCGCGCAGGCAAGCCCGCGTTTCCAAAAGCAACGGTATTTGTGGATAAGCGAGACGTCGATTTCTGGCTGAATCCGGCGAATATCAGCAAAGTTGAGCCTGGCGAGGCGCATACTTTCGCAGAATCAGAACGGACCCTGCGCCCGGTAATCAATGCGGGTAAGCTGAGCACTTTCGAGGCTCCGGCGGCCTTGCCGGGTGGGATCCGGGCGGAATCCACCGCAGGCCACACGCCGGGCAGCGTGCTTTATCGTGTAGAAAGCGAAGGCCAGACGCTGGTGCTGTGGGGGGGATATTATCCATGCTAA